One stretch of Zhihengliuella flava DNA includes these proteins:
- a CDS encoding ATP-dependent helicase, translating to MDRFTPATREWFAGAFAAPTAAQSGAWDAISRGENALVIAPTGSGKTLSAFLWALDSLVRTQPQTADSVPRKRGTRVLYISPLKALGVDVERNLRSPLIGITQAAARLGETTPDIRVGVRSGDTPATERRRLVTQPPDILITTPESLFLMLTSRARETLTDVDTVILDEVHAVAGTKRGAHLAVSLERLDELLDQPAQRIGLSATVEPHAEVARFLGGARPVSIIAPRSAKTWDLTVTVPVEDMTDLPAAASAPDMGPASGLQPQASIWPHVEEKIVDLIEQNRSTIVFANSRRLAERLTGRLNEIHAERLAPTDDASNATPPDAPPFTRAPAELMAQAGQSSGTEPILARAHHGSVSKDERADIEDGLKSGRLRCVVATSSLELGIDMGLVDLVIQVESPHSVASGLQRVGRAGHQVGAASSGVFFPKHRGDLLDTTVTVERMLAGRIEPLRIPANPLDVLAQQTIAAAALGEIDAEQWYDVVRRAAPFAALPRSAFEATLDLLAGKYPSDEFAELRPRLVWDRDAGTLTGRPGAQRLAVTSGGTIPDRGLFGVFLISGDDDATGSSNARTGGRRVGELDEEMVYESRVGDVFALGATSWRIEDITPDRVLVTPAFGQPGKLPFWHGDGPGRPVELGHAVGAFRREVASLTDDDAAARLGGAGLDPYAIANLRGYLAAQEEATGTLPTEKRLVVERFHDELGDWRVVLHSPFGMPVHAPWALAVGARLRERYGLDGSAMAADDGIVLRVPLMEDEPPGAELFEFEPDELEELVTREVGNSALFASRFRECAARALLLPRQNPGKRTPLWQQRQRSAQLLDVAKKYPTFPVILETARECLQDVYDLPALSRIASGLANRSIRLVETTTRQPSPFAQSLLFGYVAQFLYEGDSPLAERRAAALSLDPTLLNDLLGRTELRELLDADVIARTERELQRTADGYGFRADTDERGRESVADLLRLLGPLTPEQLVARLRLNPNDEEDVRPTEAAVEAWAGHLVAQARALDVTVHGRRVFAGIEDAARLRDALGVPLPIGVPVAFLEPVADPLLDLVARFARTHGPFATPEAAAALGLGAGVVDLALKRLKDDGRVTDGEFRPPELLAAKPGGIPEAPAVFTTEWCDVEVLRTIRRRSLAALRAEVEPVDAPTLARFLPDWQLVSTASDAPLRGIDGVAAVLEQLAGYPAPASAWESYLLPARVADYSPDQLDALLTAGEFLVTGAGELAGNDGWVAFHPATTADLTVPEPSDEPGELQQRLLETLQGGGAYFFRQLAEAHPDVAQPALLEALWGLFFAGRIINDTFAPVRGLIGSGSSAHRSRSGPPRTRLGGSGLGSARAGRPTRLSLRSSLRHRGREADTQASTTGHLDPSHASRATGRWSLIPSLETDPTLRTHARAELLLERYGVLTRGSVGAEDVPGGFAVVYKVLAKLEETGQLRRGYFVEHLGGAQFALSATIDRLRGFTLDAAAQHSRSGTSPRAVALAATDPANPYGAALPWPAPESASAPADAAAPAEPAPRGRHRPGRKAGAVVVLVDGELTLYLERGGKTMLSFSEDDAVLRAAASALVSALRRARTEKLGIKRVGGQPILGTTLAEALRAAGFYSAPNGVRFRA from the coding sequence ATGGACCGGTTTACTCCCGCCACCCGAGAATGGTTCGCGGGCGCCTTCGCCGCGCCGACCGCCGCCCAGTCGGGCGCGTGGGACGCCATCTCCCGGGGCGAGAACGCACTCGTGATCGCCCCCACCGGCTCCGGCAAAACGCTCTCCGCCTTCCTCTGGGCGCTTGACTCGCTCGTCCGGACCCAACCACAGACCGCGGACTCGGTGCCGCGGAAGCGCGGGACGCGCGTGCTCTACATCTCACCGCTGAAGGCCCTCGGCGTCGACGTGGAACGCAACCTGCGCAGCCCGCTGATCGGCATCACCCAAGCGGCCGCGCGGCTGGGTGAAACGACCCCCGATATCCGGGTCGGCGTCCGCTCCGGTGACACCCCCGCGACGGAGCGGCGGCGGCTCGTCACTCAACCGCCGGACATCCTGATCACCACACCCGAATCGCTGTTCCTCATGTTGACCAGCCGGGCCCGGGAAACCCTCACCGACGTGGATACCGTCATCCTCGACGAGGTCCACGCCGTGGCGGGCACCAAGCGCGGAGCCCACCTCGCCGTCAGCCTCGAACGGCTCGACGAGCTCCTCGACCAACCCGCCCAACGCATCGGCCTCTCCGCCACCGTGGAACCGCACGCCGAGGTAGCGCGGTTCCTCGGCGGCGCCCGGCCCGTCAGCATCATTGCCCCACGCTCGGCTAAGACGTGGGACCTGACGGTCACGGTGCCCGTGGAGGACATGACGGATCTTCCGGCGGCCGCTTCCGCCCCTGACATGGGGCCGGCGTCGGGCCTGCAACCACAGGCCAGCATTTGGCCTCACGTTGAAGAGAAGATCGTGGACCTGATCGAGCAGAACCGGTCCACGATCGTCTTCGCGAACTCGCGGCGGCTCGCCGAACGCCTCACCGGCCGCCTCAACGAGATCCACGCCGAACGCCTAGCGCCCACCGACGACGCTTCCAACGCCACGCCACCCGACGCGCCACCGTTCACGCGGGCGCCCGCCGAGCTCATGGCCCAAGCCGGGCAAAGCTCTGGCACCGAGCCGATCCTCGCGCGCGCCCATCACGGATCCGTCTCCAAGGACGAACGGGCGGACATCGAGGACGGCCTCAAATCGGGGCGGCTGCGCTGCGTGGTGGCCACCAGCTCACTCGAGCTCGGCATCGACATGGGCCTCGTGGACCTGGTCATCCAGGTCGAATCGCCGCATTCGGTCGCCTCCGGTCTCCAACGCGTGGGCCGCGCCGGTCACCAAGTCGGCGCGGCCTCCTCCGGCGTCTTCTTCCCCAAGCACCGCGGCGACCTGCTGGACACCACGGTGACCGTGGAGCGCATGCTGGCCGGGCGGATTGAACCCTTGCGCATTCCCGCCAACCCGCTGGACGTGCTGGCCCAGCAGACCATCGCCGCTGCGGCGCTCGGCGAGATCGACGCCGAACAGTGGTACGACGTCGTCCGCCGGGCCGCTCCTTTCGCGGCGCTGCCGCGGTCCGCGTTTGAAGCCACGCTGGACCTGTTGGCGGGCAAGTACCCCTCGGACGAGTTTGCCGAACTGCGCCCGCGCCTCGTCTGGGATCGCGATGCCGGCACGCTCACCGGCCGCCCCGGGGCCCAGCGCCTCGCCGTCACTTCCGGCGGCACCATCCCGGACCGCGGGTTGTTCGGTGTGTTCCTCATCAGCGGTGACGACGACGCCACGGGCTCGTCGAACGCCCGCACCGGCGGACGCCGGGTCGGCGAACTGGACGAGGAAATGGTGTACGAATCGCGGGTCGGAGACGTCTTCGCCCTCGGTGCCACCAGCTGGCGGATCGAGGACATCACCCCGGACCGCGTCCTAGTCACCCCCGCGTTCGGCCAGCCCGGCAAGCTGCCCTTCTGGCACGGGGACGGGCCCGGCCGGCCCGTGGAGCTAGGGCACGCCGTCGGCGCGTTCCGCCGAGAGGTCGCCTCGCTGACTGATGACGACGCCGCCGCGCGTCTAGGCGGCGCCGGGCTCGACCCTTACGCGATCGCCAATCTGCGCGGGTACCTCGCCGCCCAAGAGGAGGCCACGGGCACCCTGCCGACCGAAAAGCGCCTCGTCGTCGAGCGCTTTCACGACGAGCTCGGCGATTGGCGCGTCGTGCTGCATTCGCCCTTCGGGATGCCCGTGCACGCGCCGTGGGCTCTGGCGGTCGGCGCACGCCTGCGGGAACGCTACGGGCTGGATGGCTCCGCGATGGCGGCCGATGACGGCATTGTGCTGCGCGTACCCCTCATGGAGGACGAGCCACCCGGAGCCGAACTCTTCGAGTTTGAACCCGATGAACTGGAGGAACTGGTCACCCGGGAGGTCGGCAACTCCGCCCTGTTTGCCTCCCGCTTCCGCGAATGCGCCGCGCGCGCACTGCTCCTGCCGCGGCAGAACCCCGGCAAGCGCACCCCGCTGTGGCAGCAGCGGCAACGCTCCGCCCAACTGCTCGACGTGGCCAAGAAGTACCCGACGTTCCCGGTCATCCTAGAAACCGCGCGGGAATGCCTCCAAGACGTTTATGACCTCCCGGCCCTCAGCCGGATCGCTTCCGGGCTCGCCAACCGCAGCATTCGCTTAGTGGAAACCACCACGCGTCAGCCGTCCCCCTTCGCCCAATCCCTGCTGTTCGGCTACGTGGCCCAGTTCCTGTACGAGGGCGACTCCCCGCTAGCCGAGCGCCGGGCCGCGGCGCTGTCGCTCGATCCCACCCTGCTCAACGACCTCCTGGGCCGCACCGAGCTGCGCGAACTACTGGATGCTGACGTGATCGCCCGCACCGAGCGGGAGCTCCAACGCACGGCCGACGGCTACGGCTTCCGCGCGGACACGGACGAACGCGGGCGCGAGTCCGTGGCTGACCTGTTGCGCCTCTTGGGCCCGCTCACCCCGGAGCAACTCGTCGCGCGTCTGCGCCTGAACCCCAATGACGAAGAAGACGTGCGGCCCACGGAAGCGGCCGTGGAGGCGTGGGCGGGCCACCTCGTAGCCCAGGCTCGCGCCCTTGACGTCACTGTCCACGGGCGCCGCGTCTTCGCGGGTATCGAGGACGCCGCCAGACTCCGGGATGCCCTCGGCGTTCCGCTGCCTATCGGGGTGCCCGTCGCCTTCCTCGAGCCCGTCGCCGACCCGCTCCTCGATTTGGTCGCCCGGTTTGCCCGCACGCACGGTCCCTTTGCGACGCCGGAGGCAGCCGCCGCCCTGGGCCTGGGCGCCGGCGTCGTGGACCTGGCCCTCAAACGCCTCAAGGACGACGGTCGCGTCACGGACGGCGAGTTCCGTCCACCCGAGCTCCTCGCCGCCAAGCCTGGAGGCATCCCGGAGGCCCCGGCCGTCTTCACCACCGAGTGGTGTGACGTGGAAGTCCTGCGCACCATCCGGCGCCGCTCCCTCGCGGCCCTCCGGGCCGAAGTGGAACCCGTTGACGCGCCGACGCTGGCCCGGTTCCTCCCCGATTGGCAGCTGGTCTCCACCGCGTCCGACGCCCCGTTGCGCGGGATCGACGGCGTGGCCGCGGTGCTGGAGCAGCTCGCCGGGTACCCGGCTCCGGCGAGCGCCTGGGAGAGCTACCTCCTGCCAGCGCGCGTTGCGGACTACTCGCCGGACCAGCTGGACGCGCTCTTGACCGCGGGTGAGTTCCTTGTGACGGGCGCCGGTGAGCTCGCGGGCAACGATGGCTGGGTGGCGTTCCACCCCGCCACCACCGCTGACCTGACCGTACCGGAACCCTCCGACGAGCCCGGTGAGCTCCAGCAGCGGTTGCTCGAGACGCTGCAGGGCGGCGGGGCCTACTTCTTCCGCCAGCTCGCCGAGGCGCACCCGGACGTGGCCCAGCCGGCCCTGTTGGAGGCCCTCTGGGGGCTGTTCTTCGCCGGACGGATCATCAACGACACGTTCGCTCCCGTCCGCGGGCTGATCGGCAGCGGTTCCTCCGCGCACCGCTCCAGGTCAGGTCCGCCCCGGACTCGTCTGGGTGGCTCGGGCCTCGGAAGTGCGCGGGCCGGCCGCCCCACCCGGCTCTCCCTGCGCTCCAGCCTGCGCCACCGCGGCCGGGAGGCGGACACGCAGGCGAGCACCACGGGCCACCTCGACCCAAGCCACGCGTCGCGGGCCACCGGCCGCTGGTCCCTCATCCCGAGCCTCGAGACGGATCCCACCTTGCGCACGCACGCCCGCGCCGAGCTGCTCTTGGAGCGCTACGGAGTCTTGACCCGTGGTTCCGTGGGGGCGGAGGACGTTCCGGGCGGCTTCGCTGTGGTGTACAAGGTCTTGGCGAAGCTGGAGGAGACCGGTCAGCTGCGCCGCGGTTACTTTGTGGAGCACTTGGGCGGTGCCCAGTTCGCGTTATCCGCCACCATCGACCGGCTCCGCGGTTTTACGCTCGACGCCGCGGCGCAGCACAGCCGGTCCGGGACCAGCCCGCGAGCGGTCGCGCTCGCCGCAACCGATCCGGCCAACCCGTATGGGGCCGCGCTCCCGTGGCCGGCTCCGGAATCCGCGAGCGCACCCGCGGACGCTGCCGCCCCAGCGGAGCCCGCGCCGCGCGGCCGGCACCGCCCCGGGCGGAAGGCCGGCGCCGTCGTCGTCCTCGTGGACGGTGAACTCACGCTCTATCTAGAGCGTGGTGGCAAGACCATGCTGAGTTTCAGTGAGGACGACGCCGTTCTGCGCGCGGCCGCGTCCGCACTGGTGAGCGCGCTCAGGCGGGCGCGCACGGAGAAGTTGGGGATCAAACGAGTCGGCGGGCAGCCGATTCTTGGCACCACCCTGGCCGAGGCGCTCCGCGCGGCCGGGTTCTACTCTGCACCGAATGGAGTGAGGTTCCGTGCCTGA
- the rlmH gene encoding 23S rRNA (pseudouridine(1915)-N(3))-methyltransferase RlmH: protein MALRILAIGKKHESWVAEGIERYGKRMKKPYDVAWQLLPHSARQEEAARAEESERLLAKISPQDYVVLLDERGHNIDSPALAARLQSQFDAARNVTVIIGGAYGVDDSVHRRADFVWSLSKLVFPHQLVRLILAEQLYRAQEIAGGRPYHHS, encoded by the coding sequence GTGGCGCTACGGATTCTAGCGATCGGCAAGAAGCACGAATCGTGGGTGGCCGAGGGGATTGAGCGTTACGGCAAGCGCATGAAAAAGCCGTACGACGTCGCGTGGCAGCTGCTGCCGCACTCAGCCCGCCAAGAGGAGGCCGCCCGCGCGGAGGAGTCAGAACGGCTGCTCGCGAAGATTTCCCCGCAGGACTACGTGGTCCTCTTGGACGAACGCGGTCACAACATCGACTCACCGGCGCTCGCAGCCCGGCTGCAGAGCCAGTTTGATGCGGCGCGCAACGTCACCGTGATCATCGGCGGCGCCTACGGAGTGGACGATTCGGTGCACCGACGCGCGGATTTTGTGTGGAGCCTGTCCAAGCTCGTCTTCCCGCACCAGCTGGTGCGCCTGATCCTCGCGGAACAGCTCTACCGCGCGCAGGAGATCGCCGGCGGCCGGCCGTACCACCACTCCTGA